In one window of Toxotes jaculatrix isolate fToxJac2 chromosome 10, fToxJac2.pri, whole genome shotgun sequence DNA:
- the yif1a gene encoding protein YIF1A, with product MDLPHHGYRATKPRARAAPPTADSVLFEDTSSAAPAMNSQGYYTPGYSMGGPSNDMQGGPGVNNLFTDPMANAAMMYGSSLANQGKDMVNKEIGRFMSVNKLKYFFAVDTRYVLKKLMILMFPYTHQDWEVRYHRDTPLTPRQDVNAPDLYIPTMAFITYILLAGMALGIQKRFSPEVLGLCASTALVWIIIEVLVMLLSLYLLTVHSDLSTFDLIAYSGYKYVGMIFTVLCGLLFGSDGYFVALAWSSCALMFFIVRSLKMKILPSLSSDSMGTGSSAKPQFRLYITIATAVFQPVIIYWLTSHLVR from the exons ATGGACTTGCCACATCATGGGTACCGAGCAA CCAAACCGAGAGCTCGAGCAGCTCCCCCTACAGCAGATTCTGTCCTGTTTGAAGACACCAGCTCTGCAGCACCAGCAATGAACAGTCAGGGATACTATACTCCTGGATACAGTATGGGAGGACCCTCAAATGACATGCAAGGAGGTCCTGGAGTGAACAACCTGTTTACTGATCCAATGGCGAATGCTGCAATGATGTACGGGTCCTCCTTAGCTAACCAAGGAAAGGATATGGTAAACAAAGAG ATCGGCAGATTCATGTCAGTGAACAAGTTGAAATACTTCTTTGCTGTCGACACCAGATATGTACTGAAGAAACTTATGATCCTCATGTTCCCTTATACACATCAG GACTGGGAAGTTCGTTACCATCGGGACACTCCACTGACTCCAAGACAGGATGTGAATGCACCTGATCTGTACATCCCAA CAATGGCTTTCATTACCTACATTTTACTTGCTGGAATGGCCCTGGGCATTCAGAAAAG GTTCAGTCCAGAGGTTCTTGGATTGTGTGCCAGCACTGCCCTCGTGTGGATCATCATTGAGGTCTTGGTGATGCTGTTGAGTTTGTACCTGCTGACTGTACACAGCGACCTCTCAACCTTTGATCTCATCGCCTACAGCGGATACAAATACGTTGG GATGATCTTCACAGTGTTGTGTGGCTTACTATTCGGCAGCGATGGATATTTTGTGGCCCTTGCCTGGTCCTCTTGTGCCCTTATGTTCTTCATT GTTCGATCTCTGAAAATGAAgatccttccctctctctcctcggACTCCATGGGAACAGGATCAAGTGCCAAACCTCAATTCCGCCTTTATATCACTATAGCCACTGCAGTCTTTCAGCCAGTCATTATATATTGGTTAACCTCTCACTTGGTCAGGTGA
- the atl3 gene encoding atlastin-3, producing MRGEPGPVQIVTVCKEDHSFDLDTEALSQILLAPEVRDKHVVVLSVAGAFRKGKSFLLDFMLRYMYRKGDENWLGKDDEPLTGFSWRGGSEPETTGIQLWSEVFLVEKSDGTEVAVVLMDTQGAFDDQSTVKDCATIFALSTMTSSIQIYNLSQNIQEDDLQQLQLFTEYGRLAMDEIFQKPFQSLMFLIRDWSFPYEYVYGFKGGNEFLDKRLQVKEAQHEELQTVREHIHSCFTKISCFLLPHPGLKVATNPSFKGQLSDVAPEFKEQLQSLIPKLLHPDRLAEKEINGNKVTCRGLLEFFKAYIKIYQGEDLPQPKTMLMATAEANNLAAVATAKDQYYKNMEKVCGGDLPYVSPQSLEEKHNFFFREALHTFSSTKKMGGQDFCDRYQAQLEKELEEMWQSFSKHNESKNLFSAFRTPAVLFVLVCLLYVLSGVLFFIGLSTFALVCDCTLGVVMMAMLTWAFIRYSGRYQTVGGAIDQAAGVVLEQATVALNKSRGASTGDKKKSS from the exons ATGAGGGGTGAACCAGGCCCAGTTCAGATCGTTACAGTGTGTAAGGAGGATCACTCCTTTGATTTGGACACCGAGGCTTTGTCTCAGATTCTGCTGGCTCCTGAGGTCCGAGACAAACATGTGGTGGTGCTGTCAGTGGCCGGAGCCTTCAGAAAGGGAAAGAGCTTCCTGCTGGATTTCATGCTTCGTTACATGTACAGAAAG GGGGATGAAAACTGGCTCGGTAAGGATGACGAACCGCTGACTGGGTTTTCTTGGAGAGGTGGTTCAGAACCAGAGACAACAGGCATCCAGCTGTGGAGTGAAGTTTTCCTCGTGGAAAAGAGCGATGGAACAGAG gtGGCAGTGGTGTTGATGGACACTCAGGGAGCATTTGATGATCAGTCCACAGTGAAGGACTGTGCCACCATCTTTGCCCTCAGCACCATGACCAGCTCAATACAG atcTACAATCTGTCACAGAACATTCAAGAGGATGATCTGCAGCAGCTACAG CTTTTCACAGAGTATGGCCGTCTTGCTATGGATGAAATCTTTCAGAAACCCTTCCAG TCTCTGATGTTTCTAATTAGGGATTGGAGCTTTCCCTATGAGTACGTCTACGGGTTTAAAGGAGGCAATGAATTCCTGGACAAACGGTTACAG GTTAAGGAGGCCCAACATGAGGAGCTGCAAACAGTGAGGGAGCACATCCATTCATGCTTCACCAAAATTTCCTGCTTCTTGTTACCTCACCCTGGGTTGAAGGTTGCTACCAACCCTTCATTTAAGGGGCAGCTTAGCG ATGTGGCGCCTGAGTTCaaagagcagctgcagagtctgATTCCTAAACTGCTGCATCCGGATCGTCTGGCTGAGAAAGAAATAAATGGCAATAAAGTCACCTGCAGGGGCCTTCTTGAGTTTTTCAAG GCTTACATCAAGATTTACCAGGGAGAAGACTTACCACAACCAAAGACTATGCTCATG GCTACGGCAGAGGCCAACAACCTGGCAGCTGTGGCAACAGCCAAAGATCAGTATTACAAGAACATGGAGAAG gTGTGTGGGGGAGACCTGCCTTATGTCTCTCCTCAGTCTCTGGAGGAAAagcataacttttttttccgGGAGGCTCTTCACACCTTCTCATCCACTAAGAAAATGGGTGGACAGGACTTTTGTGATCGTTACCAAGCACAACTGgaaaaggagctggaggagatgtGGCAGTCTTTCAGCAAACACAACGAG TCAAAGAATCTCTTCAGCGCCTTCCGGACACCTGCAGTGCTGTTTGTCCTGGTGTGCCTCCTCTACGTGCTGTCAGGCGTGTTGTTCTTCATTGGCCTGTCTACCTTTGCCTTGGTGTGTGACTGCACTCTGGGCGTGGTCATGATGGCAATGCTGACGTGGGCCTTCATCCGCTACTCTGGTCGGTACCAGACTGTAGGAGGAGCCATAGATCAGGCTGCAGGTGTCGTCCTGGAGCAG gCTACTGTGGCGTTGAACAAGTCGAGAGGTGCGAGCACTGGTGACAAGAAGAAATCCAGTTAA
- the si:ch211-145o7.3 gene encoding forkhead box protein N2: MENSPQTLPPSSPCPTTFVGSLPFSSSPQQTCSRISLPLSPISFPPSPTSLSPAIAESIHSSSPLSHCTASQCLEGQNIQGLSLANLSDQDDLTCLSWLHQRGNLLPLQPLPKMTPLPQLESSAPTQPLPPASSKPPYSFSSLIFMAIEDSPDKRLPVKAIYEWIVNNFPYYRTASGGWRNSVRHNLSLSKSFCRIQRDKSQSVGKGSLWCVCPEYRPALLEVLRKTHSYHSTNSNLINKPALLEGADYVVPVMCDSMEISDSLCQTLLLSTPSPQTLTTDNPTFAEHPPCPLTPDHEELVTMESVEYQQEEVSEEMEKDPLSDSGYIELHYYQSHQYQYLVLPGDTELDLETVEILQLDAEAQEAAGSLLDLAGGGY, encoded by the exons atggagaataGCCCTCAAACACTGCCACCCTCGTCCCCATGTCCCACCACTTTTGTAGGGTCCCTGCCTTTCTCTTCCTCGCCGCAGCAGACCTGCTCCCGTATTTCACTCCCACTTTCACCTATTTCATTCCCTCCGTCCCCTACCTCACTTTCTCCAGCAATAGCAGAGTCCATTCACTCTTCCTCCCCCCTTTCACACTGCACAGCGTCTCAGTGCCTCGAAGGACAAAACATACAGGGCCTCAGCCTGGCAAACCTATCTGACCAGGATGACCTGACCTGCCTCAGCTGGCTGCATCAGAGAGGCAACCTGCTACCACTGCAGCCTCTTCCCAAAATGACACCACTGCCTCAGCTAGAGTCCTCCGCACCGACCCAGCCTCTTCCTCCTGCCTCGTCCAAGCCGCCGTACTCCTTCAGCAGTCTGATTTTCATGGCAATAGAAGATTCACCAGACAAGAGACTTCCAGTGAAGGCCATCTACGAATGGATTGTGAACAATTTTCCCTACTACAGGACAGCCTCTGGAGGCTGGAGGAACTCTGTTAGACACAACCTGTCCCTGAGCAAGAGCTTCTGTCGCATTCAGAGGGACAAGAGCCAG TCAGTGGGGAAGGGATcgctgtggtgtgtttgtccAGAGTATCGACCGGCGCTCCTGGAGGTGCTGAGGAAGACCCACAGTTATCACAGCACTAACAGCAATCTGATAAACAAGCCTGCTCT GTTGGAAGGAGCTGACTATGTGGTACCCGTCATGTGTGACTCTATGGAAATCTCAG ATTCTCTTTGTCaaaccctcctcctctccacgcCCTCTCCCCAAACCCTGACCACTGATAACCCAACTTTTGCTGAACACCCACCGTGCCCTTTGACCCCGGATCATGAGGAGCTTGTCACCATGGAGTCGGTTGAATACCAGCAGGAAGAGGTCAGcgaggagatggagaaggacCCCCTGTCAGATAGCGGTTACATCGAATTACACTACTACCAGTCTCACCAGTACCAGTACCTGGTGCTGCCAGGCGACACCGAGCTGGACCTGGAGACTGTAGAGATACTTCAGCTGGATGCTGAAGCCCAGGAGGCGGCTGGCTCACTGCTGGACCTAGCAGGTGGTGGATATTAA